A genomic segment from Helicobacter sp. NHP19-012 encodes:
- the rsmI gene encoding 16S rRNA (cytidine(1402)-2'-O)-methyltransferase has protein sequence MLTLSATPIGNLKDTTWRALETLAGCDVCLCEDVRVGKRLFFLLKEQEWATPLKNTAPKQFLPFHSHNQDAFLRQTPPSFFTEQEVVFISDAGMPCVSDPGAKLVAFAQENGIAYEVLPGASACVGAYSASGFESAGFNFVGFLPPKTQERRACLAKLKGQGGVFVLYESPRRLLDTLGDLSVLFSHSSLFAIKEVSKLHEQRFKGSVLKVATELKALQGSKTLLGEWVLVLDCQEEVELSLSYTQISQMSLPPKIKAKLLAQLTNTAPKALYAQILEG, from the coding sequence TTGCTTACACTCAGTGCAACCCCTATTGGCAACCTCAAGGACACCACTTGGCGGGCGTTAGAAACCCTTGCCGGCTGTGATGTGTGCTTGTGCGAGGATGTGCGTGTGGGTAAAAGACTCTTTTTTTTGCTTAAAGAACAAGAGTGGGCGACTCCTTTAAAAAACACCGCCCCCAAGCAGTTTTTGCCCTTCCACTCCCACAACCAAGACGCTTTTTTACGCCAAACCCCCCCGAGCTTTTTTACCGAGCAAGAAGTCGTGTTTATCAGCGATGCGGGCATGCCCTGTGTGAGCGACCCAGGGGCTAAATTAGTCGCCTTCGCCCAAGAAAATGGCATTGCTTACGAAGTCTTGCCCGGGGCGAGTGCGTGCGTGGGGGCTTATAGTGCGAGCGGGTTTGAGAGTGCGGGCTTTAACTTCGTGGGCTTTTTGCCCCCAAAGACACAAGAGCGGCGGGCGTGTTTGGCGAAATTGAAGGGGCAGGGGGGGGTGTTTGTCCTTTATGAAAGCCCTAGACGACTCTTAGACACCCTAGGGGATTTAAGCGTGCTTTTTAGCCACTCTAGCTTGTTTGCCATAAAAGAGGTGAGTAAATTACACGAACAACGCTTTAAAGGCTCTGTGCTTAAGGTCGCCACAGAGTTAAAAGCCCTGCAGGGCTCTAAGACGCTCTTAGGCGAGTGGGTGCTGGTGCTAGACTGCCAAGAGGAGGTGGAGTTAAGCTTGTCTTACACGCAAATTAGCCAAATGTCCCTGCCCCCTAAAATCAAGGCAAAGCTCTTAGCCCAGCTCACAAACACCGCCCCCAAAGCCCTTTACGCCCAAATTTTAGAGGGTTAA
- the rpmE gene encoding 50S ribosomal protein L31: MKKGIHPEYVPCKVTCVTSGKEIEVMSTKSELRIDISSFCHPFYTGSDKIADTTGRVERFKQKYKMQ; this comes from the coding sequence GTGAAAAAAGGCATTCACCCTGAATATGTACCCTGCAAGGTTACTTGCGTAACCAGCGGTAAAGAAATTGAAGTGATGAGCACCAAGAGCGAGCTACGCATCGACATTTCTAGCTTTTGCCACCCTTTTTACACCGGTAGCGACAAAATCGCCGACACCACCGGGCGTGTTGAGCGCTTTAAACAAAAATATAAAATGCAATAA
- a CDS encoding tautomerase family protein, whose product MPLINIKLAKEDTPVTAEQKKALIEGATDLLVKVLNKNRASTVVIIEEVTPDSWGIGGQSVCEIRQNAKK is encoded by the coding sequence ATGCCTCTTATAAATATCAAACTTGCCAAAGAAGACACTCCCGTAACGGCTGAGCAAAAGAAGGCCCTCATTGAAGGGGCGACAGATTTATTGGTGAAAGTCTTAAACAAAAATAGGGCTTCAACCGTGGTCATCATTGAAGAAGTTACGCCCGATAGCTGGGGCATAGGCGGGCAAAGTGTGTGTGAAATCCGCCAAAACGCCAAGAAGTGA
- the rimP gene encoding ribosome maturation factor RimP: MDTLELEKLLEKTLEGMNCTLYDMAFLKENQTDILRISIKALDRPTSLDVCQEASLLISPLLDVHMPSLKDYILEISSMGLERTLSKPRHFTLSIGDLLECKLTDNTRIRGVLEKAEGQEIILNMEGTSTPFKLEQIKKAKTIFEFSKAKNPKKA, encoded by the coding sequence ATGGATACCCTAGAGCTAGAAAAACTCTTAGAAAAGACCCTAGAGGGCATGAATTGCACCCTTTACGATATGGCGTTTTTAAAAGAAAACCAAACCGATATTTTGCGTATCAGCATTAAAGCCCTAGATCGCCCCACAAGCCTAGATGTGTGCCAAGAGGCAAGCTTGCTTATCTCCCCCCTTTTAGATGTGCACATGCCCAGTTTAAAAGACTACATCCTAGAGATAAGCTCAATGGGGCTAGAGCGTACCCTTAGCAAACCTAGACATTTTACCCTGTCTATCGGCGACTTGCTTGAGTGCAAACTTACGGACAACACCCGCATAAGGGGCGTGCTAGAAAAGGCAGAAGGGCAAGAAATCATCCTAAACATGGAGGGCACTTCAACCCCCTTCAAGCTAGAGCAAATCAAAAAAGCCAAAACAATCTTTGAATTTAGCAAGGCGAAAAACCCCAAGAAAGCATGA
- the rbfA gene encoding 30S ribosome-binding factor RbfA, which translates to MENIHAKRLDAGLLEYLQEALSALDDPRLSGLTLSKVHCSKGKYHAQAYIDGAFLSAEERAECLKALKKATPLLKSHVLQVSGWFKCPNFVFMIDESLEEQQRLDALFARIAKAD; encoded by the coding sequence ATGGAGAACATACATGCCAAACGCCTAGACGCGGGGCTTTTAGAGTATTTACAAGAGGCATTAAGTGCCTTAGACGATCCCCGCTTAAGTGGGCTCACCTTAAGCAAAGTGCATTGCTCGAAGGGCAAATACCACGCCCAAGCCTACATAGATGGGGCGTTTTTGAGTGCTGAAGAGAGGGCGGAGTGCTTAAAAGCCTTGAAAAAAGCAACCCCCCTACTCAAAAGCCATGTCTTGCAAGTGAGTGGGTGGTTTAAATGCCCGAACTTTGTCTTTATGATCGATGAGAGTTTAGAAGAACAGCAAAGACTAGACGCACTTTTTGCACGCATTGCCAAGGCGGATTAA
- a CDS encoding DUF448 domain-containing protein, which translates to MRVNAFCSKNAMRTCVCCRQSFSQAVLLRFSVQGGRIVPFSGVGRSFYLCHACLDDKNLLKQVLKTKNTPKDKQYLQSWLEEIRTK; encoded by the coding sequence TTGAGGGTTAATGCCTTTTGTTCTAAAAATGCCATGCGCACATGCGTGTGTTGCCGCCAAAGTTTTTCGCAGGCGGTGTTGTTGCGTTTTAGCGTGCAGGGGGGGCGCATTGTGCCCTTTAGCGGTGTGGGGCGTAGTTTTTATCTATGCCATGCGTGCTTAGATGACAAAAACCTTTTAAAGCAAGTGCTGAAAACCAAGAACACCCCCAAAGACAAACAATATTTGCAAAGCTGGCTAGAGGAGATTAGGACAAAATGA
- the thrB gene encoding homoserine kinase, with translation MVVSVPATSANLGPGFDCLGLSLSLRNRFSVIPATFTSIRIQGEGEGFSKFLVDNIFVKIFKESLAKQGINENFEFSFYNSIPISRGLGSSSAIIVGALGALSHYLHDQLDKEAILEESLVYENHPDNVTPAVFGGFNVAMVEKVNGQLKAHHLRTEIPDYLKAVVVIPTHSISTKFARQALPKRYSNTDAIYNLSRSSLMAMVFAQEKWELLRVASKDRLHQDRRMRLYPVLYGVQKLALESGALMSTLSGSGSSFFNLCYTEDAPNLQARLQKKYYNFRVVVLDFDNEGVQVEG, from the coding sequence TTGGTCGTCAGTGTACCTGCTACGAGCGCAAATTTAGGTCCGGGTTTTGATTGTTTGGGCTTGAGTCTGTCGCTTAGAAACCGCTTTAGCGTGATCCCCGCCACCTTTACTAGCATTAGAATCCAAGGTGAGGGCGAGGGGTTTTCTAAATTTTTGGTGGATAATATTTTCGTCAAAATTTTTAAGGAATCCCTAGCCAAGCAGGGGATCAACGAGAATTTTGAGTTTTCTTTTTACAATTCTATCCCCATTTCTCGGGGGCTTGGGAGTAGTTCGGCGATCATTGTGGGGGCTTTGGGGGCTCTTAGCCATTATTTGCACGACCAGCTGGACAAAGAGGCGATTTTAGAGGAAAGTTTGGTGTATGAGAACCACCCCGACAATGTTACACCAGCCGTCTTTGGGGGGTTTAATGTGGCGATGGTGGAGAAAGTCAATGGGCAGCTCAAAGCCCACCACCTACGCACAGAAATCCCCGACTATTTAAAGGCGGTTGTGGTGATCCCCACGCACTCGATCTCTACGAAATTTGCTCGCCAAGCTCTGCCTAAACGCTACAGCAACACCGATGCGATCTACAATCTCTCCCGCTCTAGTCTCATGGCGATGGTTTTTGCCCAAGAAAAATGGGAGCTGTTGCGCGTGGCTTCAAAAGATCGCTTGCACCAAGATCGGCGCATGCGCCTTTATCCCGTGCTCTATGGGGTGCAAAAGCTCGCTTTAGAGAGCGGAGCCTTGATGAGCACGCTCTCGGGCAGCGGGTCGTCTTTTTTTAACCTTTGTTATACGGAGGACGCGCCTAATTTGCAAGCAAGGTTACAAAAAAAGTATTATAATTTTAGGGTCGTGGTTTTAGATTTTGACAATGAAGGAGTGCAAGTTGAGGGTTAA
- the lpxC gene encoding UDP-3-O-acyl-N-acetylglucosamine deacetylase, translating into MKQRTIAQQVELVGIGLHKGVPVKMVLEPMPAGSGIVFRRSDLGVDIPLEPTNVIDTTMATTLGNRTSPQAKISTVEHLLSAISAYGIDNLKISIDNEEIPIMDGSAIAHCMLLDEAGIAELEAPKPFMRITKEVKVQEGPKFVKISPAPLLSFDFSIDFAHPAIGKQHYNFAFSKHAYKEQIAKARTFGFLQEVNYLRSIGLAKGGNLNNCIVLDEHGIVNKEGLRYEEEFVRHKILDAMGDLTFLGMSMVGAYQACMGSHKLNAQVVQKVLETKSYEVVHLNLTPSPQQAKSLEMVHAYH; encoded by the coding sequence ATGAAACAACGAACAATTGCTCAACAAGTAGAGTTAGTCGGCATCGGTTTACATAAAGGCGTGCCGGTCAAAATGGTTTTAGAACCCATGCCAGCGGGCAGTGGGATTGTTTTTAGACGATCGGATTTGGGCGTGGACATCCCTTTAGAGCCCACGAATGTGATCGACACCACGATGGCGACCACTCTAGGCAACCGGACCAGCCCGCAAGCCAAGATCTCCACGGTCGAACACTTACTTTCTGCCATCAGTGCCTATGGGATCGACAATTTAAAAATCTCTATAGATAATGAGGAAATCCCCATCATGGACGGCTCTGCCATCGCCCATTGCATGCTCTTAGATGAAGCCGGCATTGCTGAACTAGAAGCTCCCAAGCCCTTTATGCGCATCACAAAAGAGGTCAAGGTGCAAGAGGGTCCCAAGTTTGTTAAAATCAGTCCCGCCCCCCTGCTCTCTTTTGATTTTAGCATTGACTTTGCCCACCCAGCGATTGGCAAACAGCATTACAACTTTGCCTTCTCCAAACACGCCTACAAGGAACAAATCGCGAAGGCTAGGACCTTTGGCTTTTTGCAAGAGGTGAACTACCTACGCTCCATTGGTCTAGCCAAGGGGGGCAATTTGAATAATTGCATTGTCTTGGATGAGCATGGCATTGTGAATAAAGAGGGTTTGCGCTATGAAGAGGAGTTTGTGCGCCATAAAATTTTAGATGCGATGGGCGATCTCACCTTTTTAGGCATGAGCATGGTCGGGGCTTACCAAGCTTGCATGGGTAGCCACAAGCTCAACGCCCAAGTCGTGCAAAAGGTGCTCGAAACCAAGTCTTACGAGGTTGTCCACTTAAACTTAACCCCAAGCCCACAACAAGCCAAATCTTTGGAAATGGTGCACGCCTACCATTAA
- a CDS encoding septum site-determining protein MinC, which yields MLRARQKQIRCFELEGAESQEYLNFIDKNAPLLKNYLLLFKSPIPTEVQQSLQRYELAYSFSSNELRGKVDDQVVLYGALEKEPEPPKAPESPQVQIYERHIRSGEEINSPCSLVILGNVNHGAKIHTEQNINVYGRCEGIIICMGVYMVLQNVYSPHLVFQGEILSQAHLGRINENTKLKLITKNGDIISIKDIA from the coding sequence ATGCTAAGAGCAAGACAAAAACAAATCCGCTGTTTTGAGCTAGAGGGGGCTGAAAGTCAAGAGTATTTAAACTTCATTGACAAGAACGCCCCCCTACTCAAAAATTATTTGCTCTTGTTTAAAAGTCCCATCCCCACCGAAGTGCAACAAAGTCTGCAAAGATACGAGCTTGCCTATAGCTTTAGCTCTAATGAGTTGCGGGGCAAGGTGGACGATCAAGTCGTGTTGTATGGGGCACTAGAAAAAGAGCCCGAACCCCCTAAAGCCCCAGAAAGCCCCCAAGTGCAAATCTACGAGCGGCACATCCGCAGCGGAGAAGAGATCAACAGCCCTTGTAGTTTAGTGATCCTTGGCAATGTCAACCACGGGGCAAAGATCCACACCGAGCAGAACATCAATGTTTATGGTAGATGTGAGGGGATCATCATTTGCATGGGGGTGTACATGGTGCTTCAAAATGTCTACTCTCCCCACCTTGTTTTTCAAGGTGAAATCCTAAGCCAAGCGCACTTAGGGCGCATCAACGAAAATACAAAATTAAAACTGATTACCAAAAATGGCGATATAATTAGCATAAAGGACATTGCATGA